One segment of Phaeacidiphilus oryzae TH49 DNA contains the following:
- a CDS encoding NAD(P)/FAD-dependent oxidoreductase, with product MDPALSLADASPTPFWLDHPSKPEALPALVGDEHTELLVVGGGYSGLWTALLAKERDPKTDVVLVEGNEIAWSASGRNGGFCAASLTHGFGNGLERWPNELRRLEELGAANLQAIEDTLTRYGIDAEWERTGEIDVATEPYQLDELREAAELMPKYGSEPVLLERDALRAEVDSPTFLGGLWDKDGVAMVHPAKLAWGLKRACLDLGVRIYEHTRAESLSRHGAGMAVRTGYGRVFARRVALGTNIFPNLVRRVRPYLVPVYDYALMTEPLTDDRLAAIGWKNRQGLGDSANQFHYFRLSADNRVLWGGYDAVYHYGGRVAAEHDQRPATFRKLAAHFFTAFPQLEGVRFSHAWGGPIDTCARFSAFYGTAHEGRVAYAAGYTGLGVGATRFGADVMLDLLAGSPTERTSLEMVRSKPLPFPPEPLKWTGISLTRWSLAKADRNAGHRNAWLKTMDRLGLGFDS from the coding sequence ATGGACCCGGCCCTCTCACTCGCAGACGCCAGTCCAACCCCGTTCTGGCTCGACCACCCGTCGAAGCCGGAAGCCCTCCCGGCCCTGGTCGGCGACGAGCACACCGAACTGCTCGTCGTCGGCGGCGGCTACTCCGGTCTGTGGACCGCCCTCCTCGCCAAGGAGCGCGACCCGAAGACGGACGTCGTCCTCGTCGAGGGCAACGAGATCGCCTGGTCCGCCTCCGGGCGCAACGGCGGCTTCTGCGCCGCCTCGCTCACCCACGGCTTCGGCAACGGCCTGGAGCGCTGGCCGAACGAGCTCCGCAGGCTCGAAGAGCTGGGCGCGGCCAACCTCCAGGCCATCGAGGACACCCTCACCCGCTACGGCATCGACGCCGAATGGGAGCGCACCGGCGAGATCGACGTCGCCACCGAGCCCTACCAGCTGGACGAACTCCGCGAGGCCGCCGAGCTGATGCCGAAGTACGGCAGCGAGCCCGTCCTCCTGGAACGCGACGCCCTCCGCGCCGAGGTGGACTCGCCGACCTTCCTCGGCGGGCTCTGGGACAAGGACGGCGTGGCCATGGTCCACCCGGCCAAGCTCGCCTGGGGCCTCAAGCGCGCCTGCCTCGACCTCGGCGTCCGCATCTACGAGCACACCCGCGCCGAGAGCCTCTCCCGGCACGGCGCGGGGATGGCCGTCCGCACCGGCTACGGCCGGGTCTTCGCCCGCCGGGTGGCCCTGGGCACCAACATCTTTCCGAACCTCGTCCGGCGGGTCCGCCCCTACCTCGTCCCGGTCTACGACTACGCCCTGATGACCGAGCCCCTGACGGACGACCGGCTCGCCGCCATCGGCTGGAAGAACCGCCAGGGCCTGGGCGACTCCGCCAACCAGTTCCACTACTTCCGGCTCTCCGCCGACAACCGCGTCCTCTGGGGCGGTTACGACGCGGTCTACCACTACGGCGGCCGGGTCGCCGCCGAGCACGACCAGCGGCCGGCGACGTTCCGCAAGCTCGCCGCCCACTTCTTCACCGCCTTCCCGCAGCTGGAAGGCGTCCGCTTCAGCCACGCCTGGGGCGGGCCGATCGACACCTGCGCCCGCTTCTCCGCCTTCTACGGCACCGCCCACGAGGGACGCGTCGCCTACGCGGCCGGCTACACCGGCCTCGGCGTCGGCGCGACCCGCTTCGGCGCGGACGTCATGCTGGACCTCCTCGCGGGCAGCCCCACCGAACGCACCAGCCTGGAGATGGTCCGCAGCAAGCCCCTCCCGTTCCCGCCCGAGCCGCTGAAGTGGACCGGCATCTCCCTCACCCGCTGGTCCCTCGCGAAGGCCGACCGCAACGCCGGCCACCGCAACGCCTGGCTCAAGACCATGGACAGACTCGGCCTGGGCTTCGACAGCTGA
- a CDS encoding ABC transporter permease — MTTTTTAAPPAAPGEVTPAEPRRRRNLTPWWLLLPGLLWLIVFFLAPILTSVLASVQSGNSDMGYQLTWDWGNYQHAIADYLPQYGHSLLYSVLCTVFCLVLGYPTAYFIAFKGGQWKSLLMALVVVPSFTSFLIRTIAWKTILSDNGPIVHTLNSLHVIPLTTALGWTTGNHVLASPAAVVCGMTYNFLPFTILPLYTSLEKIDPRLHEAGSDLYCSPFTTWRRITLPLSMPGVVGGTLLTFIPAVGDYINAQLLGNPNTGVVGQKIEDLFLRQTSGYPVGSAISVVLMAGTLILVLLYIRKAGTEDLL; from the coding sequence GTGACGACCACCACTACGGCGGCGCCCCCGGCCGCGCCCGGGGAGGTGACCCCCGCGGAACCCCGCCGGCGGCGCAACCTCACCCCCTGGTGGCTGCTGCTGCCCGGACTGCTCTGGCTGATCGTCTTCTTCCTGGCGCCGATCCTCACCTCGGTCCTGGCCTCGGTCCAGTCCGGCAACTCCGACATGGGGTACCAGCTCACCTGGGACTGGGGGAACTACCAGCATGCGATCGCCGACTACCTGCCCCAGTACGGCCATTCGCTGCTCTACTCGGTGCTCTGCACGGTCTTCTGCCTGGTGCTCGGCTACCCCACCGCGTACTTCATCGCCTTCAAGGGCGGGCAGTGGAAGAGCCTGCTGATGGCCCTGGTGGTGGTGCCGTCCTTCACCAGCTTCCTGATCCGCACCATCGCCTGGAAGACGATCCTGTCCGACAACGGGCCGATCGTGCACACCCTCAACAGCCTCCACGTCATCCCGCTCACCACCGCGCTCGGCTGGACGACCGGAAACCACGTGCTGGCCAGCCCGGCCGCCGTGGTCTGCGGAATGACCTACAACTTCCTGCCGTTCACGATCCTCCCGCTCTACACCTCGCTGGAGAAGATCGACCCGCGGCTGCACGAGGCCGGCAGCGACCTGTACTGCAGCCCCTTCACCACCTGGCGGCGCATCACCCTGCCGCTCTCCATGCCGGGCGTGGTCGGCGGCACCCTGCTGACCTTCATCCCCGCGGTCGGCGACTACATCAACGCCCAGCTCCTCGGGAACCCCAACACCGGAGTGGTCGGCCAGAAGATCGAGGACCTGTTCCTCCGCCAGACCTCCGGCTACCCCGTCGGCTCCGCGATCTCCGTGGTGCTGATGGCCGGGACCCTGATCCTGGTGCTGCTCTACATCCGCAAGGCCGGTACGGAGGACCTGCTCTGA
- a CDS encoding ABC transporter substrate-binding protein codes for MTGSSPNSPFDPGRFVNRTRLRSTLAAKERELSRRSLLRGIAAGGMAAAGAAALSACGVKGAAGSSASNGPKVGHAAKTDLSDSEKKLVWANWPAYIDVDDKNPNLRPTLAAFEKQTGIQVTYLEVINDNNDWYTKINPALVKGVDTGYDLMVVSDYMLPKYRQYNYIQQLDLSNIPNHKNILPTVLDYPQDPGRRFSTPWAYGYTTIAYNKNLVKTPITSYAELFTRPDLKGKVSLFAEMEDTMGAALLALGYNPTNFTDAQFAKALDYVKKARDAGQIRAYTGNDYLSDFQQGNTAVTMAYSGDVAQLGKPNLVTVDLPKEGLLAWSDNMVIPNYAKHKKNAELLMNYYLQPSVAATLDDWIEYIPVVTGAEAALTKLDPSAAKNPLVVPTSAMRAKAHNFMSISLAKLDDYTTRFQQVTGQ; via the coding sequence ATGACCGGTTCCAGCCCGAACTCCCCGTTCGACCCCGGGCGGTTCGTCAACCGCACCCGCCTGCGCTCCACCCTGGCCGCCAAGGAGCGCGAGCTCAGCCGCCGCTCGCTGCTGCGCGGGATAGCCGCCGGGGGGATGGCCGCGGCCGGCGCCGCCGCCCTCTCCGCCTGCGGTGTCAAGGGCGCCGCCGGCTCCTCCGCGAGCAACGGGCCGAAGGTCGGGCACGCCGCCAAGACCGACCTGTCGGACTCCGAGAAGAAGCTGGTCTGGGCGAACTGGCCGGCCTACATCGACGTGGACGACAAGAACCCCAACCTGCGTCCCACCCTCGCCGCCTTCGAGAAGCAGACCGGCATCCAGGTCACCTACCTGGAGGTGATCAACGACAACAACGACTGGTACACCAAGATCAACCCGGCGCTGGTCAAGGGCGTCGACACCGGCTACGACCTGATGGTCGTCAGCGACTACATGCTGCCCAAGTACCGGCAGTACAACTACATCCAGCAGCTCGACCTGTCGAACATCCCGAACCACAAGAACATCCTGCCGACCGTCCTCGACTATCCCCAGGACCCCGGACGCCGGTTCTCCACGCCATGGGCGTACGGCTACACCACCATCGCCTACAACAAGAACCTGGTGAAGACGCCGATCACGTCCTACGCCGAGCTCTTCACCCGCCCCGACCTGAAGGGCAAGGTGTCCCTCTTCGCGGAGATGGAGGACACCATGGGCGCGGCCCTCCTCGCCCTCGGCTACAACCCCACGAACTTCACCGACGCCCAGTTCGCCAAGGCCCTGGACTACGTGAAGAAGGCCCGGGACGCCGGCCAGATCCGCGCCTACACCGGCAACGACTACCTCAGCGACTTCCAGCAGGGGAACACCGCCGTCACCATGGCGTACTCCGGCGACGTCGCCCAGCTGGGGAAGCCCAACCTGGTCACCGTGGACCTCCCCAAGGAGGGGCTGCTGGCCTGGTCGGACAACATGGTCATCCCCAACTACGCCAAGCACAAGAAGAACGCCGAGCTGCTGATGAACTACTACCTGCAGCCCTCGGTCGCGGCCACCCTCGACGACTGGATCGAGTACATCCCGGTGGTCACCGGCGCCGAGGCGGCGCTGACCAAGCTGGACCCGAGCGCCGCGAAGAACCCGCTGGTCGTGCCGACCTCCGCGATGCGAGCCAAGGCCCACAACTTCATGTCCATCAGCCTCGCCAAGCTGGACGACTACACCACCCGCTTCCAGCAGGTCACCGGCCAGTAG
- a CDS encoding ABC transporter ATP-binding protein: MSTQAGYSTDVLDGERGDLRLTGLTKKFGSFTAVDGVDLTIAQGSFFALLGASGCGKTTTLRMISGLEAPTAGRIHLGDQDVTDRKPYRRPVNTVFQNYALFPHLDIFENVAFGLRRRGIRSVKKPVEDMLDLVELGHLARRKPTQLSGGQQQRIALARALINQPQVLLLDEPLGALDLKLRRQMQIELKRIQLEVGLTFVHVTHDQEEAMTMADTIAVMNHGRIEQLGSPAELYENPNTTFVANFLGQSNLIAGTVESVSGDVVQVAAHGRSLALPAARCRTTSGPVILGVRPEKVRIAKTEAEVPSGANHLTGKVTDASFIGVSTQYLVELPSGEELAVFEQNTGQEIQRPGAEVVVHWDPSQGFGLDGEQDIQAGADADEEAA; encoded by the coding sequence ATGAGCACCCAGGCTGGGTATTCCACAGACGTACTGGACGGTGAGCGCGGCGATCTCCGCCTGACCGGCCTGACCAAGAAGTTCGGCTCGTTCACCGCGGTGGACGGCGTCGACCTCACCATCGCCCAGGGCTCCTTCTTCGCCCTGCTCGGCGCCTCGGGGTGCGGCAAGACCACCACCCTCCGGATGATCTCCGGGCTCGAGGCGCCCACCGCGGGCCGGATCCACCTCGGCGACCAGGACGTCACCGACCGCAAGCCGTACCGCAGGCCGGTGAACACGGTCTTCCAGAACTACGCCCTCTTCCCGCACCTCGACATCTTCGAGAACGTCGCCTTCGGCCTCCGCCGGCGCGGCATCAGGTCGGTGAAGAAGCCGGTCGAGGACATGCTCGACCTGGTCGAACTCGGCCACCTGGCCCGGCGCAAGCCCACCCAGCTCTCCGGCGGCCAGCAGCAGCGGATCGCCCTCGCCCGGGCGCTGATCAACCAGCCCCAGGTGCTGCTGCTGGACGAGCCGCTGGGCGCCCTCGACCTCAAGCTGCGCCGCCAGATGCAGATCGAGCTCAAGCGCATCCAGCTGGAAGTCGGCCTCACCTTCGTGCATGTGACGCACGATCAGGAGGAGGCGATGACCATGGCCGACACCATCGCGGTGATGAACCACGGGCGGATCGAGCAGCTCGGCTCCCCGGCCGAGCTCTACGAGAACCCCAACACCACCTTCGTCGCCAACTTCCTCGGCCAGTCCAACCTGATCGCCGGGACCGTGGAGAGCGTCTCCGGCGACGTCGTCCAGGTCGCCGCGCACGGCCGCAGCCTCGCCCTGCCGGCCGCCCGCTGCCGCACCACCAGCGGGCCGGTCATCCTCGGCGTGCGCCCGGAGAAGGTGCGGATCGCCAAGACCGAGGCCGAGGTGCCGAGCGGCGCCAACCACCTCACCGGCAAGGTCACCGACGCCTCCTTCATCGGCGTCTCCACCCAGTACCTGGTCGAACTGCCCTCCGGCGAGGAGCTCGCGGTCTTCGAGCAGAACACCGGACAGGAGATCCAGCGGCCCGGCGCCGAGGTCGTCGTCCACTGGGACCCCTCCCAGGGCTTCGGACTCGACGGCGAGCAGGACATCCAGGCCGGAGCCGACGCGGACGAGGAGGCGGCGTGA
- a CDS encoding gluconokinase: MTKSSTNAAAEPIIVLVLGVSGSGKSTVGSMLAGRLGWPYAEADDFHSEANRQKMAAGHALTDEDRWPWLETIAEWMDGRIAEGRSAVVTCSALKRSYRDLLRKNRPQVRLVYLKGSRELIASRLTARQGHFFPAQLLETQFATLEEPTEDEHPYVVPIGGTPEEIVDQTVRQLGVV; encoded by the coding sequence GTGACAAAAAGTAGTACGAATGCGGCAGCGGAGCCCATCATCGTGCTGGTGCTCGGCGTCTCGGGGTCCGGGAAGAGCACTGTCGGTTCGATGCTGGCCGGCCGGCTCGGCTGGCCGTACGCCGAGGCGGATGACTTCCATTCGGAGGCCAACCGGCAGAAGATGGCCGCCGGCCACGCCCTCACCGACGAGGATCGCTGGCCCTGGCTGGAGACCATCGCGGAGTGGATGGACGGCCGGATCGCCGAAGGGCGCTCGGCTGTCGTCACATGCTCCGCGCTCAAGCGCTCCTACCGGGATCTCCTGCGGAAGAACAGGCCGCAGGTGCGGCTGGTGTATCTGAAGGGCAGCCGGGAGTTGATAGCGTCCCGCCTCACCGCCCGTCAGGGGCACTTCTTCCCGGCGCAGTTGCTGGAGACCCAGTTCGCCACGCTGGAGGAGCCGACCGAGGACGAGCACCCGTATGTGGTGCCGATCGGCGGCACGCCGGAGGAGATCGTCGACCAGACCGTCCGTCAGCTCGGCGTGGTCTGA
- the gabT gene encoding 4-aminobutyrate--2-oxoglutarate transaminase, giving the protein MSAALPGGPSLPQERRLVTAIPGPKSQELHARKAAAVAAGVGTTLPVYVTRAGGGVIEDADGNSLIDFGSGIAVTNVGNSAEAVVARATEQLAAFTHTCFMVAPYEGYVAVAEQLNELTPGDHEKRTALFNSGAEAVENAVKIARAYTKRQAVVVFDHGYHGRTNLTMALTAKNMPYKNGFGPFAPEVYRAPLAYPFRWLTGPENCAEEAAAQAIDLMSKQIGGENIAAIIIEPIQGEGGFIEPARGFLTKLVEYARAHGIVFVADEIQTGFCRTGQWFACEDEGIVPDLITTAKGIAGGLPLAAVTGRAEIMDAVHGGGLGGTYGGNPVACAAAIGAIETMKSQDLNAKARKIGETMLPRLRSIQEKHAVVGDVRGRGAMIAVELVKPGTKEPDPETTAAIAKACHNEGLLVLTAGTYGNVLRFLPPLVIPEHLLTEGLDILERAFEAHT; this is encoded by the coding sequence ATGAGCGCTGCTCTGCCCGGCGGGCCCTCGCTTCCCCAGGAGCGCCGCCTCGTCACCGCCATCCCCGGCCCGAAATCCCAGGAGCTGCACGCCCGTAAGGCAGCGGCGGTCGCCGCCGGTGTGGGCACCACCCTGCCGGTGTACGTCACCCGCGCGGGTGGCGGCGTCATCGAGGACGCGGACGGCAACTCGCTGATCGACTTCGGTTCCGGCATCGCCGTCACCAACGTCGGCAACAGCGCCGAGGCCGTGGTCGCCCGCGCCACCGAGCAGCTGGCCGCCTTCACCCACACCTGCTTCATGGTCGCCCCCTACGAGGGCTACGTGGCCGTCGCCGAGCAGCTCAACGAGCTCACCCCGGGCGACCACGAGAAGCGCACCGCCCTCTTCAACTCCGGCGCCGAGGCGGTGGAGAACGCGGTGAAGATCGCCCGCGCCTACACCAAGCGCCAGGCCGTCGTGGTCTTCGACCACGGCTACCACGGCCGGACGAACCTCACCATGGCGCTCACCGCCAAGAACATGCCGTACAAGAACGGCTTCGGCCCGTTCGCCCCCGAGGTCTACCGGGCGCCGCTGGCCTACCCGTTCCGCTGGCTCACCGGCCCGGAGAACTGCGCCGAGGAAGCCGCGGCACAGGCCATCGACCTGATGAGCAAGCAGATCGGCGGCGAGAACATCGCGGCCATCATCATCGAGCCGATCCAGGGCGAGGGCGGCTTCATCGAGCCGGCCAGGGGCTTCCTGACCAAGCTGGTCGAGTACGCCAGGGCCCACGGCATCGTCTTCGTCGCGGACGAGATCCAGACCGGCTTCTGCCGCACCGGCCAGTGGTTCGCCTGCGAGGACGAGGGCATCGTCCCCGACCTGATCACCACCGCCAAGGGGATCGCCGGCGGCCTGCCGCTGGCCGCGGTCACCGGCCGTGCCGAGATCATGGACGCCGTCCACGGCGGCGGCCTCGGCGGCACCTACGGCGGCAACCCGGTCGCCTGCGCGGCCGCGATCGGCGCCATCGAGACGATGAAGTCCCAGGACCTCAACGCCAAGGCGCGGAAGATCGGCGAGACCATGCTTCCCCGCCTGCGCTCGATCCAGGAGAAGCACGCGGTCGTCGGCGACGTCCGCGGCCGTGGCGCGATGATCGCCGTCGAGCTGGTGAAGCCCGGCACCAAGGAGCCGGACCCGGAGACCACCGCGGCCATCGCCAAGGCCTGCCACAACGAGGGCCTGCTGGTGCTCACCGCCGGCACCTACGGCAACGTGCTGCGCTTCCTGCCGCCGCTGGTGATCCCCGAGCACCTCCTCACCGAGGGCCTGGACATCCTGGAGCGGGCCTTCGAGGCCCACACCTGA
- a CDS encoding phosphatase PAP2 family protein, translating to MAEKPLPALHVNGLAEYWSDLGNSLVAVPLLALCAAVSAWAARRAGRDRWWAPLAAAGAAAVLLTATVVPAKDAIARPGPSGAATGSTGLGYFPSGHASTATVCLVTGAWLLSSAVAGRWARRVLALLTSVLCLGVGAALIWRDYHWLLDVIGAWTLAAMVVWCVARWAPRPGPEAGAGPEAGPGPGAGAGPGVGAGPGAGAGPGAGQAGPDLSPDQTTPS from the coding sequence GTGGCGGAAAAGCCGCTTCCCGCCCTCCACGTGAACGGCCTCGCCGAGTACTGGAGCGACCTCGGCAACAGTCTGGTCGCCGTACCTCTGCTCGCGCTCTGTGCCGCCGTCTCGGCCTGGGCCGCGCGGCGGGCCGGGCGGGACAGGTGGTGGGCGCCGCTCGCCGCCGCGGGCGCGGCGGCTGTTCTGCTGACGGCCACGGTGGTTCCCGCCAAGGACGCCATCGCCCGGCCGGGCCCCTCCGGCGCCGCCACCGGCAGCACCGGCCTCGGCTACTTCCCCTCCGGACACGCCTCGACGGCGACCGTCTGCCTGGTCACCGGCGCCTGGCTGCTCTCGTCGGCGGTGGCCGGCCGGTGGGCACGCCGGGTGCTGGCGCTGCTGACCTCCGTACTGTGCCTGGGAGTCGGCGCGGCACTGATCTGGCGCGACTACCACTGGCTGCTGGACGTGATCGGCGCCTGGACGCTGGCCGCGATGGTGGTCTGGTGCGTGGCGCGCTGGGCGCCTCGGCCTGGGCCCGAGGCTGGAGCTGGGCCCGAGGCTGGGCCTGGGCCCGGAGCTGGAGCTGGGCCCGGAGTTGGAGCTGGGCCCGGAGCTGGAGCTGGGCCCGGGGCCGGGCAGGCCGGCCCGGACCTGTCGCCGGATCAGACCACGCCGAGCTGA
- a CDS encoding CoA-acylating methylmalonate-semialdehyde dehydrogenase produces MSKHITHWIAGKSASTAGSAPRRGDVYDPATGQVTGQVDFAEIADVDAAVASALAAFGSWRHVSLAKRTQVLFRFRELLNARQDELASIIVSEHGKVHSDALGEIARGLEVVEFACNIAHLLKGGFSEQVSTGVDVYSIRQPLGPVAIISPFNFPAMVPMWFFPVAVAAGNSVIVKPSEKDPSAANFLAELWKEAGLPDGVFNVVHGDKVAVDRLLEHPDVKSVSFVGSTPIARYVYETGTRYGKRVQALGGAKNHMLVLPDADLDQAADAAVNAGFGAAGERCMAVSALVAVDTIADELIEKIKQRMAGLTVGPGCNGESEMGPLVTGAHRDKVTSYLESGVADGATLAVDGRKHKITEQDANGAGTADGFWLGPTLFDNVKPDMSVYTDEIFGPVLSVVRVSSYEEGLDLINRNPYGNGTAIFTNDGGAARKFQNEVEVGMVGVNVPIPVPVGYYSFGGWKNSLFGDSHAYGPEAVHFFTRGKVVTQRWLDPSHGGINLGFPTHD; encoded by the coding sequence TTGTCCAAGCACATCACCCACTGGATCGCCGGCAAGTCGGCATCGACCGCCGGCAGCGCCCCGCGCCGCGGGGACGTGTACGACCCGGCCACCGGTCAGGTCACCGGCCAGGTCGACTTCGCCGAGATCGCCGACGTGGACGCCGCGGTGGCGAGCGCCCTCGCCGCCTTCGGCAGCTGGCGCCACGTCTCGCTGGCCAAGCGCACCCAGGTGCTGTTCAGGTTCCGCGAGCTGCTCAACGCCCGCCAGGACGAGCTGGCCTCGATCATCGTCTCCGAGCACGGCAAGGTGCACTCGGACGCGCTCGGCGAGATCGCCCGCGGCCTGGAGGTCGTCGAGTTCGCCTGCAACATCGCCCACCTGCTGAAGGGCGGCTTCAGCGAGCAGGTCTCCACCGGCGTGGACGTCTACTCGATCCGCCAGCCGCTGGGCCCGGTCGCGATCATCTCGCCGTTCAACTTCCCGGCGATGGTGCCGATGTGGTTCTTCCCGGTCGCCGTCGCGGCCGGCAACTCGGTCATCGTCAAGCCCTCCGAGAAGGACCCGTCCGCCGCCAACTTCCTCGCCGAGCTGTGGAAGGAGGCCGGCCTCCCGGACGGCGTCTTCAACGTCGTCCACGGCGACAAGGTCGCGGTCGACCGCCTGCTGGAGCACCCGGACGTCAAGTCCGTCTCCTTCGTCGGCTCCACCCCCATCGCCCGCTACGTCTACGAGACCGGCACCCGCTACGGCAAGCGCGTCCAGGCCCTCGGCGGCGCCAAGAACCACATGCTGGTCCTGCCGGACGCCGACCTCGACCAGGCCGCCGACGCGGCGGTCAACGCGGGCTTCGGCGCGGCCGGCGAGCGCTGCATGGCGGTCTCCGCCCTGGTCGCCGTGGACACCATCGCCGACGAGCTGATCGAGAAGATCAAGCAGCGGATGGCCGGCCTCACCGTCGGCCCCGGCTGCAACGGCGAGTCCGAGATGGGCCCGCTGGTCACCGGCGCCCACCGGGACAAGGTCACCTCGTACCTGGAGTCCGGCGTCGCCGACGGCGCCACCCTGGCCGTGGACGGCCGCAAGCACAAGATCACCGAGCAGGACGCCAACGGCGCCGGCACCGCCGACGGCTTCTGGCTCGGCCCGACCCTCTTCGACAACGTGAAGCCCGACATGTCGGTCTACACGGACGAGATCTTCGGCCCCGTCCTCTCGGTGGTCCGCGTCTCCTCCTACGAGGAGGGCCTGGACCTCATCAACCGGAACCCCTACGGCAACGGCACCGCCATCTTCACCAACGACGGCGGAGCGGCCCGCAAGTTCCAGAACGAGGTGGAGGTCGGCATGGTCGGCGTGAACGTGCCGATCCCTGTGCCGGTGGGCTACTACTCCTTCGGCGGCTGGAAGAACTCCCTCTTCGGCGACAGCCACGCCTACGGCCCGGAGGCCGTCCACTTCTTCACCCGGGGCAAGGTCGTCACCCAGCGCTGGCTCGACCCCTCGCACGGCGGCATCAACCTGGGCTTCCCGACCCACGACTGA
- a CDS encoding ABC transporter permease yields the protein MTTATATTPSSPSTPSAPGAAPSPGAWARIGGWIRAHLLAAVTFLVFVFMLAPNLVILWMSFNQPVGRFDYDWNKFSLSAWANPCASSEMCSSLGLSVQIGLLATIVATALGTMIAFAMVRHRFKARSGINSLLFLPMAAPEVVMGATLAALFFNTIGPGSMGFVTITIAHVMFCLSYVVVTVKARLAGMDPTLEAAAGDLYATPLQTFRKVTLPLVAPGIAAAALLSFALSVDDYIITVFTAGQRETFPMYIWGSVQRAYPAQIDVIGSLMLIVTMVIIALSQWLGRARAKSAH from the coding sequence ATGACGACCGCCACCGCCACCACCCCGTCCTCGCCGTCCACCCCGTCCGCACCGGGCGCGGCGCCCTCGCCCGGCGCCTGGGCCCGGATCGGCGGCTGGATCCGCGCCCACCTGCTGGCCGCCGTGACCTTCCTGGTCTTCGTCTTCATGCTGGCGCCCAACCTGGTCATCCTGTGGATGTCCTTCAACCAGCCGGTGGGCAGGTTCGACTACGACTGGAACAAGTTCTCCCTGAGCGCCTGGGCCAACCCCTGCGCCAGCAGCGAGATGTGCAGCAGCCTCGGGCTCTCCGTGCAGATCGGCCTGCTGGCGACGATCGTCGCCACCGCCCTCGGCACGATGATCGCCTTCGCCATGGTCCGGCACCGCTTCAAGGCCAGGTCCGGCATCAACTCGCTGCTGTTCCTGCCGATGGCCGCCCCCGAGGTGGTGATGGGCGCGACCCTCGCGGCCCTCTTCTTCAACACCATCGGCCCCGGCTCGATGGGCTTCGTCACCATCACCATCGCCCACGTGATGTTCTGCCTCAGCTATGTGGTGGTCACCGTCAAGGCCCGGCTGGCCGGCATGGACCCCACCCTGGAGGCCGCCGCCGGCGACCTCTACGCCACCCCGCTGCAGACCTTCCGCAAGGTCACCCTGCCGCTGGTGGCCCCCGGGATCGCGGCCGCGGCCCTCCTCTCCTTCGCCCTCTCCGTCGACGACTACATCATCACCGTCTTCACCGCGGGCCAGCGGGAGACCTTCCCGATGTACATCTGGGGGTCGGTGCAGCGCGCCTACCCCGCGCAGATCGACGTCATCGGTTCCCTGATGCTCATCGTCACCATGGTGATCATCGCCCTCTCCCAGTGGCTCGGCCGCGCCCGGGCCAAGTCCGCGCACTGA